aaatttactaGTATTTTGGTATATAGAAAGGGTAATTCGGCTAGGTTTTTGGGCTTTTGAAAGTTTGCATTTGAAGTTACTAATTCGTTCTTTTTCATGATATATTGTGTCATGGCATAATAGTTTAATATTCAAGCGAATCGCGAAGGAAATATTGATAATGCTTTAAAAGCAAGCAATTGCACTCAATATTAGTTTAAACATTAATATTACTCAAGCATTATGGCTAATTTATAATGTTTTAGTTGATAAAGTCATCCTTTTATTTGTAgtagaagtaaaaaaaattgacaaGCAAATATAGGATAATTAAAACTTCCTGTTTTTCCCCCTTCGCTCAAAGCTTAGGAAAGTTTTcctcctttcttttttttgattaaaacTAATTTCACTATCGTACTTAGAAATTGGTGCTAACCAAGTATACAGTTGCTTCACATGAAAAGGCAGGTTGAACATCctcaaataataaattcccgtttttctaatttttgattagtttaaaaatgtataaaatcaaaacagTAAATctaaattacttttaatCAGTAAATTGTATAGGTAACTTACATAGCTTGAATGAGATCTGTCAATTGCAAAGTTGCTTCATCGATGGttttagaattttcaaTCAGATAAAAGTTCAGAAGGGTTCGTTCCCTATTGAGATAAACTACCAAGATTTGACCAAAAAGCTGTCTAGGGCACTCGTGGATCATTTCCATTTTGTATAGTTCACCCATCGACTTCTTTAAGATTGCATGCTTGTAGTTTAAAGTCTTAAGAGTGTCGAAACTTTTGGTATTAGTATCAAAAACATGACTTAAAAGAGGGTTTCTGTGTATGTCTTTTTGActattattctttttcaagcTGCACAAATATCGATGGCTGTTTTGAATGTCTTCTAAGTGAATTCGTTCACTTGAGCCAAATTGAAGAACACATTGCAAAGAGGCTATATCTTCATTTCTTCCGGAAAAAAGgtgtaatatttttcttaatcTAGACTGCCATTGCTCAATTCTGAATATAAAGATCAGTAAATATCATTGAAAATTCGACCACTTACGGGTGTTTCGAGTTAACgaaagaatttgaaatcCCTGATAAAGAACCAGGATGAATGGACTTGATTAATTTATCATTCCTTAAAACTGACATGAACTTTTGGTTTTCGAGCTCAGTGGGTACCCCGAAAAGTATTTCCTCCAACGAATTGCGAAGGTGGCCTTCAATTAGAGGAATACATAAGCTTAAGGAAAGTTGGTATAAAGAAGACTTAGAGCAGGGTAAAGACGAATGAATgacttcattttttgactccagaagcaaaatttgattttcatGCTTTTTAAACAGCTTCGGAGATCCGAGTAATGATATTAACTTCttaaaagaaggaaatgaaCTAAAATCTCCACGTTCATCACAATATCTTAGAATATTTTGAAGGTCAAAGATGTCTTTGTGGGTACAACTGAGTGTTCTTCCGCCGTAGACTGGTATAATTTTAGGCGTTGATAAATGAATCACTTTGCATTCGTTAGCTTTATCTTCAATAATCAAAACGTACATTTTCTTACAAGAGCCTCGACGATTCTATAATTCCTAGTATGCCAAATTATTTCAGTTTGCTCATTAAGTTTAACCCTACCGAATAGAGAGTTCATAAAATGCTTTACAAGAGTGAATTTTTTCGAGTCCTTCCCTTCAAAGTACTTTGAGTAGTAGACTGAAAGGCAGTTCATTAGCTGATCACACAAAAagtattcaataaattccTTAATAGCTGAAGGCTTAAAAGATTCCTAGATCAATCGGTTAGAAATCGGAGTTTATTACATAAAACTTACAGATCTTGaataatatatttgttttaatacCATAGGAAGTTCATTAGGGATTCTTTCCCTATTTTCATAACACGAAACAAGCATCTCTGTAACAACCCTCATTGCATCACTTTCAATTGTCGTTTCACATAAGTGCtccaagaaaaatttatcgaCTACATTTCCTAAatgtttttcaaagaatgaTTGAAGCTGCAAACTGAAACAATTAGAAAATACTCCAAATGATATAGCGTACCAAAATCCTTTAGTGAACAGTCTTGAGGCCCACGAAATAAGAGAATCACTGGTCGAATGTCCCACTTCCGCAGACGATTGTTGAATAGAAACCATAACACAAGACATTATCAAATTTAGAAAACTTCTTCGATCAGAAGCTGAAATTGCAAAGCCaaagaattttaatatCAGGAGAATAAAGTTTTGAACATCAATTTTGTCAATGCCATCAGATGAGAATCttgatattattaatatcCAAATTTGAGGAGACTCTTCAAGCTTAAAGATCAAATTGTTGAGTATCGGCGGAACCAGCTGACTGGAAATTGCAATAGATGAATCGTCACTACTAAATCCACAAAAATCAAGTGACATTTCCAATTGCGGTAAATGAAGAAGCTCTAAATGTAATGATACCATCTTTCTGTATATTTGGTGGCTTTCTTTCAGTAGTATCAATCTTTCCTCATCAGAAATAGAGCTTAGTTTAGTCTCTAGCTTTGGCAGCCAACCTAATCGCTCAGACATATCATCGCGCcttaatttttctatacTAACACATTTCCTTGTTAAAAAACCACGACATTGGGATTGACATTGTTTAATCCACGCTGGTACTTCTCGAAAGCAGGAAACTTGCTTATTAGAAGTTGCTGTTTCATGGCGATGTGAATAGGaacagaaaaaattttttaatttcggaaagtttggaaatttttttgctttttttaataaggAAATCTCTTTTGTTGCAGTGTTCAGTTgggattttttaattcgCAGCTTCCCATATAGGGATGGAACATGACGGGTGACTTCAAGAAAATCAAGAAGATAAGAAAGAGCGTGTAAGCAATAGATTACTTTTGGAATATTAAATCTTCTAACTAAATCTTTCGTCTCGAAGCGAAATGGCTGATAACGTTAGTACATGGATATAATTATAACATAAACATACAGTAAACATTCCAAtgaaatctaaaaaatggaagaatGCATTTAAGTAAACCGTATTCCTTTCAGATATTTGATAACGTGGCTTCCAATTTGAAGCTAACTTGggataatatttaaaagctAACTGACACAGAACTTTACCATTTACAAGTGCATCAACAAAGTCATCAAGGTTCTGATATTCGTTATTAGTTTCCTCTTCAAGCCATCTTTTTAATGTCAGTGTCAATTCCGATTGTTAGAATAGACTTACTTTTTAGCTTCATGAACGCTACAAAGATAGCCATAGGCAAGCCAGTCATTCATTTGATTCTTAACTTCTTTATTGCGTTTGGACTtcatatcttttttaaaaacatagtggttttcaaatttttgtatcATCGGTTCATCCTGAAAAATACCATTCGGAGCCATCGCATTAAGCGTAAGCTCCTGCAACGGCCCTTTATTCTGTAACATTTTCATTGAAAGTGGATGCAATTTGAtgttttttgcaaaatttgtTCTGCAGAAGAGTGAGCTATATACGTTATTATTATGGCAAACTCGTATTTAActatttgtaaacaaacaaacaaaccaAATAGAACTTCGAGTATCAAAGGGTCATTCTTATAATTCGTAAACAGTTGAGAGAATTTAGATGAGTGCgcaaataaacaaacatttCGAGTTAATATTAATCCAGTTTTGagtgtaaatttttttgaccTCGAGTTTGGAAGATAACTCTCCGCATTAATAATGTAGACATGATTGCACTGCAGATATAACAATCATGTACTTCATTGAACCTTTAATCGTTGGTTTATCATGTTAACAATATCTTTATTCAACGAGCTACGTCCGTAATAGAAATTCAAGATTATTTGGtagaaaaattaagaatacataaaattttatgttATTGTCATCTTATACGTTGGAAAAGTAGTATTTTAAATGATACATCGACCACTGTAAGGGAAGTTGCTGCATTTCgaaatttcattatataTGTGAATTAATTTCCTAAAATTTGTTGATTATAAATCCAGCGCTGATAGATTTAAGAATCGATGTCTTCTTGTTTTCGTACAAATCGTTGTCGTTGTTCTGCTAGCATTGTGTCCTAAGCCTAAGCTCATGAATTTTCAAAGTCAATTTGAGGACTGGAggaatgaagaaaaataatgaaagagTAAATACAAATCCATCCTTGATTTCAAAATCGTACAATATGAGTATGTAAATATTGATTGTAAGGTAATTTAGTAATGCctaattttcaatttagaGAAAAGGCCCGTTATCGGAACGCGACGACATTTTGCccgaaaagaaattgaatctGATGTATGATCAGTTTTAAATAACCTAATCAAGTCTAATGTGTTCAGAGTGACGACGAAGATGATATTTTTCTCGCAGGCGAACgtaaaaaatatcttcaaaatcaatCTTACGAAAGGAGGAAGCAAAAGTACGTATGGTCTTTTAATAACATTACTAAGTCTGTCATTAGAAATGAACACGGAAACAATTTGACTCTTCAGGAGGAACTATTAAGACATGAAGcatatgaaaaaaatgaagagatagctaatgaaaatgatgtTGATCAAGGTATGTTCATTCAACAGAATAACATTCTAAATATGTTAGTCAATctaatgaaatattttgtaCACATGGACAATATTTCACCCGTGACTACGAACGGTTCCCTTAAAGAATCCCTTCGAAAGTATTCATCAATTATTGCtgtgaatattttttctgaaaCCGGAGACTTGAAAAAAGGGATTGCTATTTTTCAAGATCTTTCAGATGCCGAACAAGCCGTACAGTATTTGTCTAATTGTAAAATTGACGGTCGACTTATTTCAGCTACAATCACGAATCATCCAAAACGGTTGCCTAACGCAGAGCACCTAGAGTCTTCAACGAAGACAAAGGATGAATCTCAGGATAAAGATAAATTGACAAAACTTGACAGGGCAAAATTGGAGTGGTTGATACAGGGATTGAATTGTGAAAAAGGAAGTATTGGAAATCTACTCTGCTTTGCTGTAGAACATGTCAATAACCATGTAGAggtatttt
This region of Schizosaccharomyces pombe strain 972h- genome assembly, chromosome: II genomic DNA includes:
- a CDS encoding U2-associated protein gives rise to the protein MKKNNERVNTNPSLISKSYNMKKRPVIGTRRHFARKEIESDSDDEDDIFLAGERKKYLQNQSYERRKQKNEHGNNLTLQEELLRHEAYEKNEEIANENDVDQVNLMKYFVHMDNISPVTTNGSLKESLRKYSSIIAVNIFSETGDLKKGIAIFQDLSDAEQAVQYLSNCKIDGRLISATITNHPKRLPNAEHLESSTKTKDESQDKDKLTKLDRAKLEWLIQGLNCEKGSIGNLLCFAVEHVNNHVEITDAFLKEFFNDQPTDDTKVYDDDYINERGEKKLSLIYLMNDILFNGISGTSLVWRYRFSFEPHVERLLDDLYLFSKRLGGRIKEDIFCKKVVKVIEVWKTWIAFQEETLERAWRNFSGNTPQSPQINSAALKVETKNSWTAISEETEGLQDDEEYNGIPVDVNELLNVEFISQIPMSTETSSSSSPQPTEERKAKFKPSFTQGTFVSKRMRMHAEDLF
- the npg1 gene encoding GTPase regulator, with product MKMLQNKGPLQELTLNAMAPNGIFQDEPMIQKFENHYVFKKDMKSKRNKEVKNQMNDWLAYGYLCSVHEAKKWLEEETNNEYQNLDDFVDALVNGKVLCQLAFKYYPKLASNWKPRYQISERNTVYLNAFFHFLDFIGMFTPFRFETKDLVRRFNIPKVIYCLHALSYLLDFLEVTRHVPSLYGKLRIKKSQLNTATKEISLLKKAKKFPNFPKLKNFFCSYSHRHETATSNKQVSCFREVPAWIKQCQSQCRGFLTRKCVSIEKLRRDDMSERLGWLPKLETKLSSISDEERLILLKESHQIYRKMVSLHLELLHLPQLEMSLDFCGFSSDDSSIAISSQLVPPILNNLIFKLEESPQIWILIISRFSSDGIDKIDVQNFILLILKFFGFAISASDRRSFLNLIMSCVMVSIQQSSAEVGHSTSDSLISWASRLFTKGFCLQLQSFFEKHLGNVVDKFFLEHLCETTIESDAMRVVTEMLVSCYENRERIPNELPMVLKQIYYSRSESFKPSAIKEFIEYFLCDQLMNCLSVYYSKYFEGKDSKKFTLVKHFMNSLFGRVKLNEQTEIIWHTRNYRIVEALVRKLIHLSTPKIIPVYGGRTLSCTHKDIFDLQNILRYCDERGDFSSFPSFKKLISLLGSPKLFKKHENQILLLESKNEVIHSSLPCSKSSLYQLSLSLCIPLIEGHLRNSLEEILFGVPTELENQKFMSVLRNDKLIKSIHPGSLSGISNSFVNSKHPIEQWQSRLRKILHLFSGRNEDIASLQCVLQFGSSERIHLEDIQNSHRYLCSLKKNNSQKDIHRNPLLSHVFDTNTKSFDTLKTLNYKHAILKKSMGELYKMEMIHECPRQLFGQILVVYLNRERTLLNFYLIENSKTIDEATLQLTDLIQAIKTGIYYLRMFNLPFHVKQLYTWLAPISKYDSEISFNQKKERRKTFLSFERRGKNRKF